CAACGCCACGACCGCCTCCGTGACGGACACGAACTGGGTCTCCCGCGCCAGCGTGATCAATGGAAGCCTGTGTCGTTCCGCAGCCGCCACGAGCGCGTCCGGCACGTGGTCGCTCCAGCGCCGGACCAGCTCCACCACGAGCCCCGCTGCGCCGACCGCGGCCAGGTCGTCCACGTACGTCGTCAGTGCCGTTTCCTCGTCGGGCAGCGCGATGCCGGTGGTCAGCACGAGCTCGCCGCCGCGCAGCAGGTGAGCGATGTCGGCGACCTCCGCCACATGGACCCAGCGGACGGGCCCCTGCATGCCGGCGGACCCGGCGACGACGCGTGGCCTGCCGCGCCGGATCACGGGCAGCGCTACCGCTTCTGCGACCGTGGGGTACATGCGGCCTCCCGTGCGACGGCTGCACACAACGTAGTGCCATTGATGCCGACCCGTACAGGTTGTCGGTGGCGGCGAACACCGAAGTCTCGCGACACTCGGCTCAGGTACGAGATACGGAGGACGCGATGGCGCATCGGGAGTTGCTGCATCGACACCGGTCCGTGATGCCGAAGTGGCTGGCCCTCTATTACGACGAGCCGATCGAGATCGCCAGCGCGCAGGGTCGCCGGGTGACCGATCGCGAGGGCCGGACGTACCTCGACTTCTTCGGCGGCATCCTCACCAACTCGGTCGGCTACGACGTGGCCGAAATCAGCGATGCCGTCCGCTCACAGATCGACACCGGCGTGCTGCACTCCTCCACGCTGTACCTGATCGAGTCGCAGGTCGAGCTCGCCGAGAAGATCGCGCGGCTGTCCGGGATCCCGGACGCCAGGGTGTTCTTCACGAACTCGGGCACGGAAGCCAACGAGACCGCCCTGATGCTCGCCACGCAGCACCGCCGCAGCGGGCAGGTGCTCGCCCTGCGCAACTCCTACCATGGCCGCGCGTTCGCCACCGTCGCGATCACCGGCATCCGCGGCTGGTCGGCCAGCGCGCTCAGCCCGATAAAGGTGAGCTGGGTGCACGGTGGCTACCGGTACCGCAGCCCCTTCAAGGACCTGTCGGACGCCGACTACGTCAAGGCGTGCGTCGCCGACCTGCGCGAGGTGATCGAGACAACGACCGCCGGAGACGTGGCGTGCATGATCGCCGAGCCGATTCAGGGCGTGGGCGGGTTCGCCTCCCCGCCGGACGGCCTGTTCCGCGAGTTCAAGAGGGTGCTCGACGAGTACGGCATCCTGTTCATCTCCGACGAGGTTCAGACCGGTTGGGGCCGTACGGGCGAGCACTTCTGGGGCATCCAGGCGCATGATGTGGTGCCGGACGCGATGACCTTCGCCAAAGGACTCGGCAACGGTCTGGCGATCGGTGGTGTCGTCGCGCGCGCGGAACTCATGGACTCCCTGCAGGCGAACTCGATCTCCACGTTCGGTGGCAACCCGATCTCCACGGCTGGGGCCCTTGCCGCCCTGAACTATCTGCTGGACCACGACCTTCAGGCGAACGCCGCAAAACTGGGCAGTCGCCTGATCCACGGCCTTCGTTCGGTCGCCGCAAGGCATCCGATGGTCGGCGACGTACGCGGCAAGGGTCTCATGATCGCCCTCGAGTTCGTCGGCCCGGCCAGCGAACCCAACCCGGCGGCAGCAACCGCCCTGTTGGAGGAAACGCGCAGACGCGGACTGTTGGTCGGCAAGGGCGGGCTGCACGGCAACGTGATCCGGTTGGCGCCGCCGATGACGCTCACCGAGGACGAGGCCGAGGAGGCGCTGGGCATCCTCGCCGAGGCTATCGAGGCGGTGCCGGCATGAGGATCACTCACTGGATCGGCGGCAAGGCATGGACCGGCATCGCGCAGCGCTCGGGTGACGTCTACGATCCCGCGACGGGTCAGGTCACCGGGCAGGTCGATTTCGCCACCGCCCCGGACGTCGACGAGGCGGTCACCGCCGCCCGCGAAGCCTTCTCCCGCTGGCGCAACGCGTCCCTGACCCAACGCGCGAACGTGATGTTCGCCGTCCGCGAACTGCTCAACGCCCGGAAGTCCGAGCTCGCCGAGATCATCACCGCCGAGCACGGGAAGGTGCTCTCCGATGCCGCGGGGGAGATCCAGCGTGCGCTGGAGGCCGTGGAGTTCGCCTGCGGAATCCCGCACCTGCTCAAGGGCGGGTTCAGCGAGAACGCCTCCACCAAGGTGGACGTGTACTCCATCCGGCAGCCGCTCGGCGTCGTCGGGGTGATCTCCCCGTTCAACTTCCCGGCGATGGTGCCGCTGTGGTTCCTGCCCAACGCCATCGCGTGTGGCAACACGGTGGTGCTGAAGCCGAGCGAGAAGGACCCGTCCGCATCGAACTTCCTGGCGCAGCTGTTCGCGGAGGCCGGGCTACCGGACGGTGTCCTCAACGTCGTGCACGGCGACCGGGAGGCGGTCGACCGGATTCTCGAGCATCCGGACGTCAAGGCGATCTCGTTCGTCGGCTCCACTCCGATCGCCCGTCACGTCTACGAGACGGGAACGCGTCACGGCAAGCGGGTGCAGGCCCTCGGCGGCGCGAAGAACCACATGGTCGTACTTCCCGACGCCGACCTCGACCTTGCCGCGGACGCCGCCGTTTCGGCTGGCTTCGGCTCGGCCGGTGAGCGCTGCATGGCGATCTCCGTCGTCGTGGCGGTGGACCCGGTTGGTGACGAGCTGGTCGGCAAGATCAGCGAGCGGATCGCCGGACTGCGTGTCGGCGACGGTCGTCGCCCAAGCTGCGAGATGGGACCGCTGGTCACCGGGGCGCACCGCGACAAGGTGCTGTCATATCTGGACGCCGGCCGGTCAGCGGGGGCGAAGCTGGTGGTCGACGGACGCAGTCATTCGATCGACGGTGATGACGCGGGCTTCTGGCTCGGGCCAACCCTCTTCGACCACGTCGGCGAGGACATGTCCATCTACACCGACGAGATCTTCGGTCCGGTGCTCTCCGTGGTGCGGGTGTCCAGCTACGACGCGGCGGTGGAACTGGTGAACGCCAACCGGTATGGCAACGGCACCGCCATCTTCACCAATGACGGCGGCGCCGCGCGGCGATACCAGAATGAGATCGAGATCGGCATGGTCGGTGTCAACGTGGCGATCCCGGTTCCGGTCTCGTACTACTCCTTCGGGGGATGGAAGGACTCGCTCTTCGGTGACTCGCACGCGTACGGGCCGCACGGCGTGCACTTTTTCACCCGCGGCAAGGTGGTCACCAGCAGGTGGCTCGATCCGTCCCACGGCGGCGTGAACCTCGGCTTCCCACTGAACAGCTGAGCAATGGAAGCCCGCTGCGGGGCGCCTCTACGAGCTGATGCACGGCGCCCGCGGGCTGCTGCTCGACCAGACCGGCCGGCTTTCGGTGGCGGGCTGGGCAGATCGGGTCGACCACGTCGTCGACGTCAGCGAGGAACTGGACGTGCCCGCCGTGCTGCTGCGGCCAGTGGCCCGCATGACTGGATCTCTTGACGGGGTGCTCGTCGCCGATTTCAGCCGGGTTCTCGCCGGGCCGTACGCGACCATGCTCCTTACCTCGCCGGAGCCTTCAGCCTCGCCGCGGAACTGCTGCTGACGCCGTTCGTGGACATCGACGGGCCGGACCGGTCGCAACCAGCCCGGCAGGTCGCCCACCCGATCACGCTCTCCGGTGCGGCCGCCGTCTACCACCGGCCACCGCCCCGGCTCGGTGAGCACACCGCAGAGGTGCTCGCCTGGCTCACTCCCGGCGTGTGAGGGGCCCGCTCCAGCCGCTGGATCACCGCCTCATCGGGCTGCTCCGCTCGTTCTCAGTAGCGACCGTGATTCGTCGTACGGGTGAGATGGGAAGCCGGACATCGAAAGAGGTGGTGACCGCCAATGGGCGGCCACCACGTTGACGGCTGCGCCAGCAAACCTGGCTGCACCGTCTCTGACGCGGTCAGGGCGTCAACTCTGGTTGCCGGGCACGTTCTTCCACTGCTGGGGACTGGTGCCCGGAGGCCGCGGTGCGTGTCCGCCACCGCCGCTGCGACCGGATTCGTTCCGGCCTATCGCAGCAATCATCTCCTGCTTGTTCATCCGGTCGACGTTGTCGACCCCGGCCTTGCGGGCGCGCTTGGCAACCTCGCCTGTCTTCATCTGCGTCAGGTTTTCCTGCCTCATCGTGTCCTCCTCGACGATCTGGGCAAGCCCTCGGGCCCTGCATACCCGCATCTGGCGCCGGGACACCGATCGCCGTGCCCCGGTCGGCCCCCGGCCTGACGGGGGGGTGAAACCTACCGCCACGAAAGTCGGTTAGGTCGTGTCTCAAAGTCAGCTTCCCTACTGCATGGCCAACGGCCTTGCCCGGCTGCCCGGACACGCTCGGCCCTGAAATCATTTCGCCCGTGCTCGCCTCGTCCGGTACGGTCGCGGGATTGTTTTCACTGCTGGGAGCCCATGATGTTCGCGTGTGGCCTCCCCGGCGGTTCCCAGGCTGAGAGCAGGTTTCGTTATGGCATGTCGTGTCAGTGAGCTCGTGCTCGGTTGCCGCGACCCTGAGGTGCTGGCGCGGTTCTGGTGCGAGGTCCTGGACTTCGTCGTGCTCGATCGCGAGGACGACGGCTCGGTGGAGATCGGGCCGCGCGAAGGGTTCGGTGGTCCGCAGCCGACGATCATCCTCAGTCGCAGGGATGAGCCGGAGAAGGGGAAATCCCGGCTGCACATCGACGTCAACGCCACCGACCGCGATCAGGACGCCGAGCTCGAACGCCTTCTGAAGCTTGGTGCGCGCCCGGCCGACATCGGCCAGACAGGGGAGGAGCAGTGGCATGTCCTGACCGACCCCGAAGGCAATGAGTTCTGCCTGCTCAAGGCCCGCCTCGACCCACTCTGATGCTCATCGGTCACGCCTCGGCACCAGGTACCTAGGGTCTGCCTCGAAGTCCGGTGTGACGGGCGTGTCGTGATCGTGAAGTAAAGACAAGATCGCGCAGCTGCTGGCGCGGGTCTATTTTCGACCGGAAAGGTCGGCGGGTCATTCGATGGGTTCATGATCCGCAATCTCAGCCGCCGTACCCGCTGTGGGAGAAGGCCGAGGTGACCGCGCGCTGGGGTATGCGGGACGAGGCGTCCGCACTGCTGCGGTACGGAAACCGCAAGGAAAGGCAACACGGGCCGAAGTTCGCGGCGGTGGCGGAGAAGTACCGGCTGTAGGCTGCGTTCCACATGTTCCGACGTTGCAACTAGGGCGTGTCCCGTGGATCTTCGACGCGCTGAACCTGGAGATCCTTCCACTGTGGGTCGACGGCGCGCGTGCGTCGGCCTCCGAAACAGGGGATCAATGCTTGATGATCCGTCCTGCCGTTGTGGCCGACCACACCGCCGTTGAGGATGTAGTCCACGCTGCCTACGCGCCTTGGATCGAAGTGATCGGCGCGCAGCCGCTCCCGATGGTGGCCAACTATGCCGAGCTCATCGGGGCGGGCCAGGTATGGGTCCTCGACCCAGTCGAGGGCCTCATCGTGCTCGTCGCCGAGGACGGCGTCCTGCTCATCGAAAACGTAGCGGTCAGCCCCACAGCCCAGGGCCGCGGCCTGGGCCGTTGCCTGTTGGCCTTCGCTGAGGATCAGGCCCGTGCCCTCGGCTTTTCGACGCTGCGTCTCTACACCAATGAGAAGACGACCTCCAATATCGCCTTCTACGAGCGCCTGGGTTATGTGGCGACCGAACGCGAAAACATCAACGGCCGCTACGCCGTTCACATGCGCAAGCACTTGCCGCCCGCCTGACCCAGGACGTCCCGGCTGGGCCTTGTGGATCACGCGGGACGTTCAGCGTCGCGGGCGGCATCGTCGCCCGTCGGTCAGCCGGGACTCGACGGTAGGGAGTCGGCGAGTTCCGCGATCACCTCAGCGTGACAGCGCTCCGGCACGCACCAGCAGCCGAGCCTGCGCCCGCGCAGACCGGGGAGGAGGGCGACGAGTTCCGGGCGGTCGAGCAGGTACGCGCGGTACTTTTCGACGACCTCTTCCCGGCCGCCGTCCGGGCCGGGACGGTACGGGCTGGACAGGGGAGAGGCCGGGAGATGCCAGCCGCCGCGATACATGGCGCGCCCGACGTAGACCACGTCGGCGTACGCCGGGTCGTCGCGGTGGCCCTTCAGGTTGACGACCGTGGTTGGCTGCACGACCGGATCCTCCGCTGGTGGACGCGCCTGTTCAAGGGGTTCGGCAAGGCCCGGGACGCAAGTTGCCCAAGTCAGGCAGGCGTCACGCACCACTGACGTTCGGCCGCTGGTGGTCGGTCAGCCGGAACCCGACACCGCGCACCGCGTCGATGGTGACCCCGGTGCCGAGCTCGTTGAGCTTGCGCCGTAGCCGCTTCACCAGGGACTGCACGTCGGCCTTGCGCTGTAGTCCCTCGTCACGCCAGACCGACCGGTGCAGCTCGGCATAGCTCCA
The window above is part of the Micromonospora inositola genome. Proteins encoded here:
- a CDS encoding VOC family protein → MACRVSELVLGCRDPEVLARFWCEVLDFVVLDREDDGSVEIGPREGFGGPQPTIILSRRDEPEKGKSRLHIDVNATDRDQDAELERLLKLGARPADIGQTGEEQWHVLTDPEGNEFCLLKARLDPL
- a CDS encoding GNAT family N-acetyltransferase, whose amino-acid sequence is MQLGRVPWIFDALNLEILPLWVDGARASASETGDQCLMIRPAVVADHTAVEDVVHAAYAPWIEVIGAQPLPMVANYAELIGAGQVWVLDPVEGLIVLVAEDGVLLIENVAVSPTAQGRGLGRCLLAFAEDQARALGFSTLRLYTNEKTTSNIAFYERLGYVATERENINGRYAVHMRKHLPPA
- a CDS encoding DUF4326 domain-containing protein, whose product is MQPTTVVNLKGHRDDPAYADVVYVGRAMYRGGWHLPASPLSSPYRPGPDGGREEVVEKYRAYLLDRPELVALLPGLRGRRLGCWCVPERCHAEVIAELADSLPSSPG
- a CDS encoding aspartate aminotransferase family protein codes for the protein MAHRELLHRHRSVMPKWLALYYDEPIEIASAQGRRVTDREGRTYLDFFGGILTNSVGYDVAEISDAVRSQIDTGVLHSSTLYLIESQVELAEKIARLSGIPDARVFFTNSGTEANETALMLATQHRRSGQVLALRNSYHGRAFATVAITGIRGWSASALSPIKVSWVHGGYRYRSPFKDLSDADYVKACVADLREVIETTTAGDVACMIAEPIQGVGGFASPPDGLFREFKRVLDEYGILFISDEVQTGWGRTGEHFWGIQAHDVVPDAMTFAKGLGNGLAIGGVVARAELMDSLQANSISTFGGNPISTAGALAALNYLLDHDLQANAAKLGSRLIHGLRSVAARHPMVGDVRGKGLMIALEFVGPASEPNPAAATALLEETRRRGLLVGKGGLHGNVIRLAPPMTLTEDEAEEALGILAEAIEAVPA
- a CDS encoding CoA-acylating methylmalonate-semialdehyde dehydrogenase, which codes for MRITHWIGGKAWTGIAQRSGDVYDPATGQVTGQVDFATAPDVDEAVTAAREAFSRWRNASLTQRANVMFAVRELLNARKSELAEIITAEHGKVLSDAAGEIQRALEAVEFACGIPHLLKGGFSENASTKVDVYSIRQPLGVVGVISPFNFPAMVPLWFLPNAIACGNTVVLKPSEKDPSASNFLAQLFAEAGLPDGVLNVVHGDREAVDRILEHPDVKAISFVGSTPIARHVYETGTRHGKRVQALGGAKNHMVVLPDADLDLAADAAVSAGFGSAGERCMAISVVVAVDPVGDELVGKISERIAGLRVGDGRRPSCEMGPLVTGAHRDKVLSYLDAGRSAGAKLVVDGRSHSIDGDDAGFWLGPTLFDHVGEDMSIYTDEIFGPVLSVVRVSSYDAAVELVNANRYGNGTAIFTNDGGAARRYQNEIEIGMVGVNVAIPVPVSYYSFGGWKDSLFGDSHAYGPHGVHFFTRGKVVTSRWLDPSHGGVNLGFPLNS
- a CDS encoding Rho termination factor N-terminal domain-containing protein; translated protein: MRQENLTQMKTGEVAKRARKAGVDNVDRMNKQEMIAAIGRNESGRSGGGGHAPRPPGTSPQQWKNVPGNQS